A window from Dysidea avara chromosome 2, odDysAvar1.4, whole genome shotgun sequence encodes these proteins:
- the LOC136244806 gene encoding uncharacterized protein, which produces MALFIYAGPMAFEYIHQNMPEALPSLRTVQNLVHGHYKTLDEGQFRFDELAQHLKQYKSPKIVSIGEDATRVIARIDYDNETDCCVGFVLPVDKNGLPITDSFLATSFDAIESMFAQATIAKYAYVYIAQPLFHNAPPFCLSCVGSDNTFTAHDVLLRWNYIISECKKRDIVVVSCGADGDPKLLKAMRVSASLVVDDDEPLKQVVPSMTSLNFPKLWYSWFHCLPKTTCFVQDTVHIAVKLKARLLKPSVTLAMGKYTATGRHLHLLKASVGKDQHGLREKDIDHKDRQNYDAVLHIVSAAHLLDEIKNANATKCYVELIGCVIHSYLDKSLDVTSRIEKAWYPVFFLRYWRQWILLHSYFTLKDNFVTSNAYMCVELNAHSLIAYLVTLRDHFPNDDACFVPWLLGSQCCERTFRAVRSMSSTFSTIINFGMLGLLRRLHRLQIQFSLESETDSGIIFPRVLKHQAKGGENSFKKYSLADVSNDKIVAAVEKAREAAKASMEQLGMADLLKKRSKWDSVPEVAHDIDDDDEDSDNDGNNPEDADEGKQDSDEVTSSVIQEVCSEEPVQVTADINEIAAKGLVEDEVKDRLELKQKLLSFKRIPSTTIPMYAPIENTKKKSEKSTKFSLFVEVKADNGNPIFIKKTTAVWLIQESERVSCDRFYRVRRNQPYTSKSKNFKKLKAIAIATNQSPKLQSSHSLQASSNMQSTPKTVAAEVDGKGHQMAETIPFKALDYTEQGTPEHQTTVPEDLPTEDKELQACEDKEACEHSTSSPLTETILVESGDESEIPSQAWLKIGGITLYEIDKHSLLNNSSWMNGSVMTAVQFLLKCQFPHIHSLQDTLKQDLQKMTPMPTGLTSLQILLVNRNHWVVASASGNADSADVILYDSKYSLLHEHTKLLLSQLVFTKNKYFTVGIANVNKQSGDNDCGLFAAAYITSIAHGHDPSSIVYNQGLMREHLLTCLETNRMALFPTIRERRVLQSKIVKIEVYCYCRSPNDKKKEMVRCGQMTCKEWFHFECIGTDNNIVPGQKWFCKNCK; this is translated from the coding sequence ATGGCGTTATTTATTTATGCTGGTCCCATGGCTTTTGAATATATCCATCAGAATATGCCAGAAGCCTTACCATCATTACGAACAGTTCAAAACCTTGTGCATGGTCATTACAAAACTCTTGATGAAGGACAGTTCAGGTTTGATGAGCTTGCTCAACATCTGAAACAGTACAAAAGTCCAAAGATTGTTTCCATTGGAGAAGATGCCACACGGGTTATAGCACGAATAGACTATGACAATGAAACTGATTGCTGTGTGGGCTTTGTTTTACCCGTTGATAAGAATGGTTTACCTATTACTGATTCCTTTCTAGCTACTTCATTTGATGCAATCGAGAGTATGTTTGCTCAAGCAACAATTGCAAAGTATGCCTATGTTTACATTGCTCAGCCGCTCTTTCACAATGCTCCTCCTTTCTGTCTGTCTTGTGTTGGGTCAGACAACACATTTACAGCTCACGATGTTCTTCTGAGGTGGAACTACATTATTTCAGAGTGTAAGAAAAGAGACATTGTAGTTGTAAGTTGCGGGGCTGATGGAGACCCGAAATTGTTGAAAGCAATGAGAGTGTCTGCCTCACTAGTGGTCGATGATGACGAGCCCTTAAAGCAAGTAGTCCCATCCATGACTAGTCTTAATTTTCCCAAATTATGGTATTCTTGGTTCCACTGTTTGCCTAAAACCACTTGTTTTGTTCAGGACACTGTGCATATTGCAGTCAAGCTTAAGGCTCGTTTACTTAAGCCATCAGTGACTTTGGCAATGGGAAAATACACAGCTACTGGTAGGCATTTGCACTTGTTAAAGGCATCTGTGGGCAAAGATCAGCATGGTCTTAGAGAAAAGGACATTGACCACAAAGATAGACAAAACTATGATGCTGTCCTGCATATAGTTAGTGCTGCTCATTTGCTAGATGAAATCAAAAATGCTAATGCAACCAAGTGTTATGTGGAACTCATTGGGTGtgtgatacatagctacctGGATAAAAGTCTAGATGTTACATCACGTATTGAGAAAGCATGGTATCCTGTATTTTTTCTGAGATATTGGCGTCAATGGATTCTTTTACATAGCTATTTTACATTGAAGGACAACTTCGTGACAAGCAATGCATATATGTGTGTGGAGCTCAATGCACACTCCCTCATTGCTTACCTGGTTACATTGCGTGATCACTTTCCAAATGATGATGCATGCTTTGTTCCATGGCTTTTAGGATCGCAATGTTGCGAGAGGACGTTTCGTGCTGTAAGAAGTATGAGCAGTACTTTTTCTACTATAATTAATTTTGGAATGCTTGGCTTACTCCGTAGACTTCATCGACTTCAAATACAGTTTAGCTTAGAATCTGAAACGGATAGTGGAATTATCTTTCCCAGGGTGCTAAAACATCAAGCAAAAGGTggtgaaaattctttcaaaaagTATTCTTTAGCAGATGTTAGCAATGACAAGATAGTTGCTGCGGTAGAAAAAGCCAGAGAAGCTGCCAAAGCATCAATGGAACAACTAGGGATGGCAGACCTGCTTAAAAAGAGATCAAAATGGGATAGTGTGCCAGAAGTAGCTCATGATATTGATGACGATGATGAAGACAGCGACAATGATGGTAATAACCCTGAAGATGCTGATGAAGGAAAACAGGATTCTGATGAGGTAACTTCATCAGTTATTCAGGAAGTATGTTCTGAGGAACCAGTTCAAGTCACTGCTGATATTAATGAAATTGCAGCTAAAGGGCTAGTTGAAGATGAAGTGAAAGACAGACTGGAACTAAAGCAGAAATTACTATCATTCAAAAGAATACCATCCACCACAATTCCTATGTATGCTCCAATtgaaaatacaaagaaaaaatcagagaaatccacaaaattttcTCTGTTTGTTGAAGTTAAGGCAGATAATGGAAACCCAATTTTCATTAAGAAGACGACTGCAGTGTGGTTAATACAGGAAAGTGAAAGGGTTTCTTGTGATCGATTTTATAGGGTACGACGTAACCAACCTTACACATCTAAATCAAAGAACTTTAAAAAACTGAAAGCTATTGCAATTGCAACCAATCAAAGCCCAAAGTTACAAAGCAGCCATTCCTTGCAAGCTTCATCAAATATGCAATCTACACCAAAGACAGTAGCAGCTGAAGTAGATGGTAAAGGACATCAAATGGCTGAGACCATACCATTTAAAGCACTAGATTACACTGAACAAGGTACACCAGAACACCAAACTACTGTTCCTGAGGACTTACCAACTGAAGACAAAGAACTTCAAGCATGTGAAGACAAAGAAGCATGTGAACATAGTACATCATCACCTTTGACTGAGACCATACTAGTAGAATCAGGTGATGAATCTGAAATTCCATCACAGGCTTGGTTGAAAATTGGAGGTATCACGCTATATGAAATTGACAAGCACAGTTTACTAAATAATTCCAGTTGGATGAATGGTTCAGTCATGACCGCAGTACAATTCTTGTTGAAGTGCCAATTTCCTCATATTCATTCTTTGCAAGATACCCTGAAACAAGATTTACAGAAAATGACACCAATGCCCACAGGATTGACATCGTTGCAGATACTTTTGGTAAACCGTAATCATTGGGTAGTAGCATCAGCTAGTGGAAATGCTGATAGTGCTGATGTTATTCTATATGATTCTAAGTACTCTTTGCTCCATGAGCACACGAAATTACTGCTGTCGCAACTTGTGTTTACCAAGAACAAGTATTTTACCGTTGGAATTgctaatgttaacaaacaatctGGAGACAATGATTGTGGACTGTTTGCAGCCGCTTATATTACCAGTATTGCCCATGGACACGATCCGTCATCAATTGTGTACAATCAAGGCTTGATGAGAGAACACTTACTTACTTGCCTTGAGACTAACAGAATGGCCCTATTTCCGACTATCAGGGAGAGAAGAGTGCTTCAATCAAAGattgtgaaaatagaagtgtaCTGTTACTGTAGGTCACCAAATGACAAGAAAAAGGAAATGGTGCGATGTGGCCAAATGACGTGTAAAGAATGGTTTCACTTTGAGTGCATAGGCACTGATAACAATATTGTACCTGGACAaaaatggttttgtaaaaactGTAAATGA